The nucleotide sequence CTACTCTCTGCATCCTTTATGCTTCCTAGCCTGGAACCAGAgaggcccagagcagctgtggatgccccatccctggatgtgttcaagcccaggctggatggggcttggagcatccttgTTTactgaaaggtgtccctgcctatggcaggggagttggaaagttggaatgggatgatctttaagatcctttcAACTCCGGCCATGCTGTGCTGTGGTGCTGTGATTCAAAGTTTCCTTTGATCCTGCTTAGCAGGAGAGAGGACCTTGCCGCAGGgatcttttaaagaaaagtgaCTGTTGAAAAAAACAATacagcaaacttttttttttttgagcatgCAGAGCACATTCTGGAAGCAGCTAAACATGAGTACTCTGCTTGTTCCTGCCCAGTCACACTAGTCTGTTTTTTCTTGGCCTTTGCACCTCTGTGTTTCTCTCTTGGCAGGTTTAAACTGGATCCTTCTGTGAATCTCACCACCATTCTAGAAAAAtgcccagctcagctgacaGGAGCAGACATCTACGCCCTGTGTTCAGATGCCATGATGTGTGCTGTCAAACGCAAGGTGGAGTGGATTGAGGAAGGTAGGAGCCCTGCCCTTACCTGTCCCAGTTGttggagcagcccagcacagggccagaGAGGACAGTTAGCACTGCTGGTAGCTGGGCTGTGTGAGAAGATCCTCAGCAGCTTTGGGACCAtagtgctgggctctgggttATTGCCAGGCAGGCAGTTTCTGCAGATGTGGTCATCtccacctccagtgctgggccCCAGGGGGAAGGAGACagacacagcttttcctttgatGGCTGGAGAGTGGGCTTTTAGATCTTACAGCTGCCCCTGTTCTCAGCCTTTCCATGTTGTTTCTCTCATGCAGGGCTGGATACTGAGAAGTCTGCTCTGATCCTGACCATGGAAGActttctgcaggctgctgccaggTTGCAGCCATCAGtctctgagcaggagctgctcaggtaCAGACTCATCCAGCAGAAGTTTGCGGCCTCCTAATGCTCAGCAGAACTGGGACTGCAGAACAGGCACAAACAGGCACTGCCTGCTATTCTCTGATGCCTCCTGGGCCCCCTTCTTTTGAGCTTGGGTGGAAATGGTGTCTGTGCAGTTTCCCAAGCCAAGGcctgctggaagtgctgctctgctcatccAGGAGAGTGGTGGCTTCTGCGAGTCTGTGAGGGTCCCTCACGTGTCAGCGGTGCATTGTGGCTGCTGGGAACGTAGCAGGGTGATTTCCTTTCAGGGACAAAGCTGTGGGCAGTGTAGTGGTGTCTCCATGGCTGACAGGCCACTCATTGGTGGGGGAGCAAGGCTCAAACTGCACCTGGTTTGGCAGCaagtgcagggctggaggcagctgctgttgggCCGTCAGCCCCCGGTGAGAGGTGCTGgccagagaggcagcaggacacagggcactgctgctccagctggccaGACTCCATAGTCTCTGaataaatacagttttttaGCACTAGGTGCTCACTGCCTGACCTCAAGTTATTGCTTCTGATGGTGTCTGTAGGACCAGGAAGGTCTCTGCAAATTTTTGGGTGGGCTGGGTGATACAGAGAAATCATTGTCCTGCAGGTAGAGAGGGGAGCACAACTGTGAACTAGACTGGGGCCACTCATCCTGCCGGAATGGCTGGAGCCTGTGGTGGATGAGGAAGGCCTGAGGGAGCAGCACTTGCTAGGCTGTGAGATGAGCTCCCTTTGCAGAAGGAGCCCAGTTCTTGCTGGAGACACGGGAGACTCCCTCATGGGGAGGCAATGGGAGCAAGTGGCAGCAAAATTCCCATTGGATGAGAGGAAAAACTTGtcacagggagagggggagcTTCAGCCTTGGAAATATTCAAACCTTGTCTGgaacagcctggagctgcccagtCTGCACTAATATGTGCTGAGCACCACTTAGCACAGACTCCCTGAGGTCCTGTCTCACCTCCCTCTGAAgtgtcacagcagctgctggtctCATTACACAGGCCCTGCTTCCCATCCTTTTCCAAGGGTGCCCCACAAATGGCACTGGACCTGtgtttggcagctgctgtggccaggTGCTTGCAGCTGCCCTCAGCTTTGTGCAGCCCAAGGGGTTGCTGGTGCCAGGTTTTGCTCCACCTGCTGTAGTCACTGAGCCTGCTGACAGCTGGATCCCTGGGCCAAGTGTTGCTGTGAGGGCCTGCTCCCCCTGGAGCTCCTCTGGTAAGGGCTGGTTCCACAGCAGCTTCTGGCATTCCATGGGTGAGTTTGCAGCTGGTGCatgcctggagctctgtgcctcTGGTGCCTGAGCGTGTTCAGGCAGGGCTATCCCTGACCGCAGCGCTCTGTGCTGCCGGATCTGGGCACCACATCTTCCCCAGGGTAGgggggagggagctgcagccacagcagaagcACTGGTGGAGGTTCCAGCATGGAGCCTCCCCCTTCTGGGAGCTCCGGTGAGAGAGTGGGTACCCCATATGGAGCTGAGGAGTGTCAAGAACAGGAGTCAGCACCTGTTTGGGAGGTGCATGTGAGGTAACAGGTTGCAGCACACTCCTGTGAGCGGTGCTGCAGGGACTCAGCTGGGGTGTGCAACCACCTGGGAGCCAGCTCACCCCCTCCTTCCTGCTAAAGGGAAGCCCCAGGCCCAACCTGCAGCTGGCGGGGCAGCTTGGtggggcagctgtgcctgcacccctcctgtgccacccccaggctgagcacctCCTTTCACAGAGTCCTGAGAAGGCAGTGGCATTCCCCCTTGCCCCGTACCCTGCCCAGACAGGGACACACGGACCATGATCCAAGGTAGCTCTCACAAGTGTTCTTAATTAAGGGGAGGGGTCTCCCAGGTGGCTCTCAGCCATGTCCCCACCCCCTGCTTGGACCCACAGCTGATTGGAGCTCTCAGCCACCACAGTCCCATCTCTGTAGCCCCCTTAGCCTGTCTTCTTCACGACGTGGATGAAGTAGCAGGGCACGTGGGCCTGGCCCGGTGTGTAGGGCTGGAAGTCGCCCAGGACGCTGTGCTGGCACTTTCCCTGGAAGGCTcctttcagcagtgctgtgaaggCCTCCAGCCGGTGCGGGTAGTACGAGAGGCGAAACTTGCTGAAAGGAGGCAGTGCTGGTGAGGCAGGGGGACAGCGGGGCACAGTGCCAGCCACCCCCCATACCAGGAGCcacctctgcagctcttctcaCCTCAGCTCTGGGTCTGCCCCTGCCTCAGTGGGGGGGACCTGCACCGTGTAGTCCAGGGTCACCATGTGTGCCTTGTTGTTTACCAGCAGCACCGAGGTGGTGATGTCCTTGGTCAAGTCACTCTGGGAGACCACAGGAGGATGTCTGAGTCTGGTGGGAACTCGGTggcccccagcctgggcacaatcctgctgcctgccctgcctggcccccTTGAGGCCATAGGGCTGGGGCAAAGGGGAttgggatggggcagggccCACCAGCCACCAACCTTGTAGTAGATGTTCTTGCCAGGTGGTGCGCAGCCCGTGGCCAGGATGTGATCGTAGTTGCGGTGGTCGATGACCAGGACACCCCCAGGCCTCACCATGCTGGCAATGTTCCTCAGGGCCAGCTTGTGGTCACTCTGGTCCCCTAGAGAGGAAACGATGGCGTCTCCAAGCACTGGCTGTACCCCATGGTACAGTCCATATGCCCTCATCTTACCCATACACACgtacacatgcacacacaaatacCTGCCCCTACCATCTTCTCCCAAATCTCAGCTTGGAGAACCCACAGCCCCACCCATTGCATGAGCTCAGGCATGTTCTCGGCCTCACTGGAGCAGAGCATGCCACGTGGGAAACCCACCATCCATTTGTGGCACAAATCTGGGTGTGCCTCCAGCCTTGCCACAGCAGTGACATTGATGCACAAACCTCTACCATGACCATGGAACCCAGTGGGCCCACTCATGACACAGACTGGGGCAGTGGGGCCTCAGCTCCACCCTCCCTGGAGATGCACCATGAAACAGCAGCTCCACTGTGTGTAATCCCATCCCAACAATGCCATGACTTAGGATACGTTCCCCACTTGCTGGAAGACACCATGCATACACAGGTgctccccttcctctcccctgctcAACTCACCTTTGAAATCAGGCAGGTGTGCAAAGGAGTTCCCGAGGCAGATGACTGCATCAAACCCATCCCCAGGCTtctccaggtccttctccagTGTGAGCCAGTTAGCCTCCTCGAtgactgcagcacagggaaatggATGAGGCTAGGGACACCCAACAGCCTCCCCTGCCTGCAAGACCCCATCCCAGCAtcacccagccctccccaggcccCTGTGGCTGCTTGCTCTGGCCTATGGCCAGCATCCAGACAGGCAAGGACCATGGCTTGTCTTTGCCAAGTATCTGGCACTGTCAGGTTCCCGCAGCAAGGCCACCCGGCCGGCGGCAGTCCCAGATGAGTGGCCCGAGCACTGCGCGGGGACATGGACAGTGCGCTGGGGCAGGGTGTCAGGGTCCGCAGCCCCTCCCGGCCCCCACAGCCCCCGCACCCCATCGGTCGAAGGGCTCCTCCTTGCGCCGCTCCCAGCGCTCCTTCAACGCGTACTTGAGCATCTTGTCGCTGGCATCGACGCTGGTCACCTGGAAGCCCTCCTCAAGCAGCATGATGGAGTCCACCCTGGGGACACGGCTGTCAGCGGGGCCGGGGACAGTACGGGGGGCCTGGGAGGGGGCACTGGGGATGGCCAGGGGCAGCGAGGCCCCAGGTAGCCCcgggcagggggaagggacaCCTGGGAGCTGGTCGGGAGCGGGGCGTGGGGCCTCACCCGGTGCCGCAGGCCACGTCCAGGACGGAGCGGCAGCGGTGCTGGCGGAGCAGCGCCAGGAGCCAGCTGCGGTACTCGGCCGTGCGGCCCCGCGTGTCCCCGATGTATAGCTGCCATACGCGGGCCGCCCGCCCGTCCGCGTACTGGTCCGGCAGCCCCTCCGCCGCCACTCCCAGCGACCGCGTCCGGTACACGCTGTCCACCATCCCGCCGCCGCCGACACCAACCCGGACCCGGACACCGACACGGCCGCGGCCCCTCAGCCTAGCTGCGCCGCGCCCCCGCGCGCCCCGCCCCCGAGCGCCTGCCAATCCCCGCCGCGTCCGCCCCCGCGCGCCCACCAATCGCCGCTCGCGCCGCGCCCCTCCCGCCCCCAGCCAGGCCACGCCCCTCTGGCCGCGGCCCCGCCAATCAGAGCCGCCCGGCGGCGCTCGTGCCGCGGCCCTCACGGCCCCGACCTTTGCCTCGGCGAGGTCAGGGCCCAGCTCGGCCCGCGGGACCCGCCCGCCCCTCACCGGCCTCTCCCCGGGCCGCGGAGCCGGGTCGGGCCGCAGCAGCGCTGATCCCGCACCCAGcggcagcagcagaagcagggcCGGCAGTGGCGGCGGCGACTCTGGGGAAAACGTCTTTATTTACAGTCCCGGCGGCGTGCGaggggccggcggcggggcagCACTCGCGGCCTCCCGAAGCTGGAGACCCCGGCAGGGATGCGGCAGGGCTGGGTCCGCGGCTCCGTGACGCCGAATCACGGGATAGCACCCAGGCTGGCAAGGCGGGGCCAGGCGCTCCGGTCTCCCCCGGGTCACAGGTCCCTTTTCCTTTGGTACCCATAGGCACAGCGGGGCGAAAACCCGGAGCGGGCGGCCCTGGGGGCAGGGGTTGCGTGCCTACAGCTcatcagctgggctgtgggtgaGCGGAGCCTGCTCCTGGACCCCCTCCAAGGCCTCCCCTGTGTCTGGaaggctggcagctccctcGCGCTCATCCTTCTGgccctttttcttcttcttcccactcttttttttgctctgcttctccCCCATACTTGCCAAATCACCCTTCTTGCCAGTCCACTTCTCTGCCAGGCAGCCtagggaaaagaggagaagagaggggcagagggggctCTGATGGAGAGGCAGGACTCCCCATGCTTTAGCAAGGCTCCCCTGTCCTCCCAAGCATTCCTGCATTATTTCAGCCCCTGGAAGCAACCAGGACTTACTTGTGTCCTTTCCTTTTAGCACGTGGTTGGCACAGAGAAACTGGGAGAGATCCTCTGTCTGGTGGTGCCTGTACCAATCTTCGATCACATCTTCATATTCCTCTACCAGCACATCGCACTAGGGCAGAGaggagagcccagctccagaCATGTGCTGATGTGGCAGAACCAGGGCCAGGCTCCTGCCACAGGTCCTGCCAACATCCTGTCCCAACAGTGCACCCCTGGATGCTCTCCCCCCTTCCACTACAAGGTTTTTTGAGGGCAAATCCCACGGGGCAGGGTACCTGCTTTTTGAGGTCAGCCACTTCAGCGGAGGTCTCATTCCACAGCTCGTAAGGGATGTCCATCACCACCTTGACACCCTTGTGTACCAGATTGTGCAGGGTCTCAAACGTCTCTGACATGCCCTgtgagggagggagcagcacgGCCTGGTGAGGTGgtgctcctcctgcagggctcccaCTCTCTCCTCCCAGTGTCAGCCACACAACCCTGCCTAGCCATGCAGAACATGCAAACCAGATCCCTGGGGGCATCAGCGTCACCAGGGGGGAGTTCCAGTGGCAGCGAGTTCCCCTCTGCAAACCTGGTCCCAAACTCCAGAGGAAGACAGCCCCAAGTTCCCTCCATGCCTGCCCACCACCACTAAAGACAGCACCCCACATCTGACTTGGCGGGCAGCATGGCCTTGCATGCCAGGCACTATGAGGGGATCCAGAGTATGGGAAGAATGATGTTGGTTTGTCACTCTGGCAGTGAAGGGATGGACAGGGCACATTTGGGGCAGGAACTGGAGGAAGGGCCCTCACCTTTGCGAATCTGTTACTGCCGCTCCTCTCCTTGTGCAGGTTGTAATCC is from Serinus canaria isolate serCan28SL12 chromosome 3, serCan2020, whole genome shotgun sequence and encodes:
- the CNPY3 gene encoding protein canopy homolog 3, translated to MVTGRGGAGARPGSGVMAAATGAALLMLLMAAALAGGDDSDWVRLPSKCEVCKYVAVELKSAFEETGKTKEVIDTKYGFLDGKGSAVKYTQSDIRLIEVTENICKRLLDYNLHKERSGSNRFAKGMSETFETLHNLVHKGVKVVMDIPYELWNETSAEVADLKKQCDVLVEEYEDVIEDWYRHHQTEDLSQFLCANHVLKGKDTSCLAEKWTGKKGDLASMGEKQSKKKSGKKKKKGQKDEREGAASLPDTGEALEGVQEQAPLTHSPADEL
- the GNMT gene encoding glycine N-methyltransferase, producing the protein MVDSVYRTRSLGVAAEGLPDQYADGRAARVWQLYIGDTRGRTAEYRSWLLALLRQHRCRSVLDVACGTGVDSIMLLEEGFQVTSVDASDKMLKYALKERWERRKEEPFDRWVIEEANWLTLEKDLEKPGDGFDAVICLGNSFAHLPDFKGDQSDHKLALRNIASMVRPGGVLVIDHRNYDHILATGCAPPGKNIYYKSDLTKDITTSVLLVNNKAHMVTLDYTVQVPPTEAGADPELSKFRLSYYPHRLEAFTALLKGAFQGKCQHSVLGDFQPYTPGQAHVPCYFIHVVKKTG